From Methanobrevibacter sp.:
TAACTTCTGAGGCAAGTGCATTTTTACTCATTAAAAACCCTTTGTTTGTTACCTTGATAAGGGAACCTATAATGTCGCTTCCTACAATATGGGATGTTTTGACATCAACGTCAAGGGTTTCTTCCAGAACATGAATTGCTTCAGGGCTTAAAAATGGTGAAGCTATTGCTCCTTTGTCGTTTGCTGCCACGATATTTCCCACAGCAGTGTACTGACCAGGAATAGTTGCCACGTTTAATCCCATTTCCTCAAATTGTTTAACTTCTCTATCTAAAACATGTGGGGAAACAACAATACCATTTGAATTAGCTACAGCTAAAGATCCTATAAGGCTTGATCCAGAAATAGAAGATTTTACAACATCAACTTCTAATGTTTCCTTAATAATATCTGCTTTTTCATCTAAAAGATTATAAGGAACAATAGCTACGTCGTCTGTTGCAAGAACGAATACTCCAATATTTGGATTTCCTACAATATCTATTCTTTTTAACATATTGTTACCTCACATTAAATTACGTGCTTATTCTGCTAAAGTAGCTTTTACAACACCATCATCATCTTTAACTGCTTTTACAGTTATTTTTGAAGGTATTTTTTGAATACCTCTTTCCCAAATAGCATGATTGATAGATTCATCGATTTTAACATCACTAGCTTTCATGTGTTTGGTTAAGAAATTTTTAATCTCCCTAATTGCTCTAGGAGCTCTGATAGTCCTTTTAACGTTTTTTACATTTCTAAGTGGAATTGTGTAAACTCTTTCCATGATAAATCCCCCTTATAATTTAAGGCTGTTTCTTCTCCAATGTCTAGGTTTAGGTCTGTATCTAAGTTTACGATTAGTTTTAGCATAAGCCCAGATTGGAATTCTCCTATTTTGTTTGTTTGCTTTTGCCATTCTTAATTTTCTAGCTAATGGTTTATTTCTACTCATTTTTTCACCTGTTAATAAAGCATAATTATTTTTTATATCCTATAACGCGAGTTTGATAATGTTCCGGGAAAATATCCAGAGAATTTCCTCCTTTCTCATCAATTAAAGTCCTTATTTCAACCTCATAATCAGAACTGTTGTCCTTATTGCTTTTCTCATGAGATATCTCGAAAAGATTGGATGTTATTAACTTAACAGATTTGTGACCAAAACTGTCCAAATTAATGTATTGAACATTTTTCCTATCTTCAAGACTTCTGATCTGATTGACATTGAGCTTAGGAGTTCTGTCATCCCTTCGTGTTCCATCGGCAATGATATCATATTCATCAGCAACATTTTCAATGACCGTTTCGTGAATGAACTTTATTCCGTCATTTGGAAATCCGTCATTCATAATCATATCACAGGTTTTATCCAGAATATCCAAATCAAGATTTAA
This genomic window contains:
- a CDS encoding translation initiation factor IF-6, whose protein sequence is MLKRIDIVGNPNIGVFVLATDDVAIVPYNLLDEKADIIKETLEVDVVKSSISGSSLIGSLAVANSNGIVVSPHVLDREVKQFEEMGLNVATIPGQYTAVGNIVAANDKGAIASPFLSPEAIHVLEETLDVDVKTSHIVGSDIIGSLIKVTNKGFLMSKNALASEVNFAREVFGVEGDIGTVGRGIPLVGACILANSKGAIVDKDSTGPEMARVEEALGFLDDDF
- a CDS encoding 50S ribosomal protein L31e; its protein translation is MERVYTIPLRNVKNVKRTIRAPRAIREIKNFLTKHMKASDVKIDESINHAIWERGIQKIPSKITVKAVKDDDGVVKATLAE
- a CDS encoding 50S ribosomal protein L39e, whose amino-acid sequence is MSRNKPLARKLRMAKANKQNRRIPIWAYAKTNRKLRYRPKPRHWRRNSLKL